A genomic segment from Pistricoccus aurantiacus encodes:
- the rplX gene encoding 50S ribosomal protein L24, with product MQKIKRDDEVIVIAGKDKGKRGTIKRVLKDDRYVVSGVNMIKRHTRPNPMAGNQGGIVEREAPIHASNVAIFNAETGKADRVGFQLKEDGTKVRIYKSTQSQIDA from the coding sequence ATGCAAAAGATCAAACGTGACGATGAAGTCATCGTCATCGCCGGCAAGGATAAAGGCAAGCGTGGCACCATCAAGCGCGTCCTCAAGGACGATCGCTACGTGGTGTCCGGTGTGAACATGATCAAGCGTCACACCAGGCCCAATCCCATGGCGGGCAACCAGGGCGGTATCGTCGAGCGCGAGGCTCCGATTCATGCGTCGAACGTGGCCATCTTCAATGCGGAGACCGGCAAAGCGGATCGCGTCGGCTTCCAGCTCAAGGAAGACGGTACCAAGGTACGTATCTACAAGTCGACGCAGTCACAGATCGACGCCTAA
- the rplN gene encoding 50S ribosomal protein L14: MIQTQTMLDVADNSGARRVQCIKVLGGSHRRYARVGDVIKVTVKEAIPRGKVKKGQVLKAVVVRTRSGVRRNDGSLIRFDGNAAVLLNNTNEQPIGTRIFGPVTRELRNEKFMKIISLAPEVL; encoded by the coding sequence ATGATTCAGACACAGACAATGCTGGACGTCGCCGACAACAGCGGAGCGCGCCGGGTGCAATGCATCAAGGTGCTCGGCGGTTCTCACCGCCGTTATGCTCGCGTGGGCGATGTCATCAAGGTCACTGTGAAAGAAGCCATTCCGCGGGGCAAGGTCAAGAAAGGCCAGGTGCTGAAAGCGGTAGTGGTGCGTACCCGTAGTGGCGTCCGTCGTAACGACGGTTCGCTGATTCGCTTCGATGGAAATGCGGCTGTTCTGTTGAATAATACCAACGAACAGCCGATCGGTACCCGTATCTTCGGGCCGGTGACCCGTGAGCTTCGTAACGAAAAGTTCATGAAAATCATTTCCTTGGCGCCTGAAGTGCTGTAA
- the rpsQ gene encoding 30S ribosomal protein S17: MAEEKKTRTLTGKVVSDKMDKSIVVMIERRVRHPLYGKYVRRSTKLQAHDEQNQAKAGDKVSIQECRPLSKHKSWTLVEVVEQAKG; this comes from the coding sequence ATGGCCGAAGAGAAGAAAACCCGTACGCTCACCGGCAAGGTAGTGAGCGACAAGATGGACAAGTCCATCGTCGTGATGATCGAGCGCCGCGTGCGTCATCCGCTGTATGGCAAGTACGTCCGTCGTTCCACCAAGCTGCAGGCTCACGACGAGCAGAACCAGGCCAAGGCCGGCGACAAGGTATCCATTCAGGAATGCCGTCCGCTGTCCAAGCACAAGTCCTGGACCCTGGTTGAAGTCGTTGAGCAGGCCAAGGGCTGA
- the rpmC gene encoding 50S ribosomal protein L29 produces the protein MKAQEIREKSVEDLQAQLFELLREQFNLRMQKATGQLSQTHLLKQVRRDIARVKTVLNEKAGD, from the coding sequence ATGAAAGCCCAGGAAATTCGTGAAAAATCAGTGGAAGATCTGCAGGCGCAGCTCTTCGAACTCCTCCGCGAGCAGTTCAATCTGCGCATGCAGAAGGCCACTGGCCAACTCAGCCAGACCCATTTGCTCAAGCAGGTCCGTCGGGATATCGCCCGAGTGAAGACGGTGCTCAACGAGAAGGCAGGTGATTGA
- the rplP gene encoding 50S ribosomal protein L16, whose amino-acid sequence MLQPKRTKFRKMMKGRNRGLAHRGSKISFGEYGLKATGRGRVTARQIEAGRRAITRHVKRGGKIWIRVFPDKPVSKKPLEVRMGKGKGSVEYWVAQIQPGRVLYEIEGVSEELAREAFSLAAQKFPVSTTFVKRTVL is encoded by the coding sequence ATGTTACAACCTAAGCGTACAAAATTCCGCAAGATGATGAAGGGCCGCAACCGTGGCCTGGCCCATCGCGGAAGCAAGATCAGTTTCGGCGAATACGGTCTCAAGGCCACCGGTCGCGGGCGGGTCACCGCGCGTCAGATCGAAGCCGGTCGTCGGGCCATCACTCGCCACGTCAAGCGTGGCGGCAAGATCTGGATTCGTGTGTTTCCGGACAAGCCGGTATCCAAGAAGCCTCTCGAAGTTCGTATGGGTAAAGGCAAGGGTTCCGTTGAATACTGGGTCGCCCAGATTCAGCCGGGCCGTGTGCTCTACGAAATCGAAGGCGTTTCTGAAGAGCTGGCCCGGGAGGCATTCAGCCTGGCGGCTCAGAAGTTTCCGGTCTCCACCACCTTTGTGAAACGGACGGTGCTGTGA
- the rpsC gene encoding 30S ribosomal protein S3, producing the protein MGQKVNPIGIRLGIVKDHNSVWYAESDSYADKLNNDLEVRSFLEERLKNASVSRIHIERPANNARITIHTARPGIVIGKKGEDVDRLRRDVTQMMGVPVHINIEEVRKPELDAKLVAQNIAGQLERRVMFRRAMKRAVQNSMRLGAGGIKVQLSGRLGGAEIARTEWYREGRVPLHTLRADIDYATYEAHTTYGVIGVKVWIFKGEILGGIEEVRAKAKQPQAAPSKKKGSR; encoded by the coding sequence ATGGGTCAGAAAGTAAATCCGATTGGTATTCGGCTGGGTATCGTCAAGGACCACAATTCCGTGTGGTACGCCGAAAGCGATAGCTATGCCGATAAGCTGAACAACGATCTCGAGGTGCGTAGTTTCCTCGAGGAGCGCCTGAAGAACGCCTCCGTCAGCCGTATCCATATCGAGCGTCCGGCCAACAACGCGCGCATCACCATTCATACTGCGCGTCCTGGCATCGTGATCGGCAAGAAGGGCGAGGATGTCGATCGTCTGCGTCGCGACGTCACCCAGATGATGGGCGTGCCGGTGCATATCAACATCGAAGAGGTTCGCAAGCCGGAACTCGATGCCAAGCTCGTCGCCCAGAACATCGCCGGACAGCTCGAGCGTCGCGTGATGTTCCGTCGTGCCATGAAGCGCGCGGTACAGAACTCCATGCGTCTAGGCGCCGGTGGTATCAAGGTTCAACTGTCCGGACGACTGGGCGGAGCGGAAATCGCTCGTACCGAGTGGTATCGGGAAGGTCGTGTGCCGCTGCATACCCTGCGCGCGGACATCGACTACGCCACCTATGAAGCCCATACCACCTACGGCGTGATCGGCGTCAAGGTATGGATCTTCAAGGGTGAAATCCTCGGGGGCATCGAGGAGGTCCGCGCCAAGGCCAAGCAGCCGCAGGCCGCGCCCTCTAAGAAGAAAGGTTCCAGATAA
- the rplV gene encoding 50S ribosomal protein L22, with the protein MEVTAKLRGAGLSAQKARLVADQVRGKPVAEALDLLTFSPKKAATLVKKVLQSAIANAEENNGMDIDELRVSTICVDEGMTLKRIKPRAKGRADRILKRTCHITVKVAEK; encoded by the coding sequence ATGGAAGTCACAGCTAAACTGCGTGGCGCCGGATTATCCGCCCAGAAGGCCCGTTTGGTGGCTGACCAGGTGCGCGGTAAACCGGTCGCCGAAGCGCTCGACCTGCTGACCTTCTCCCCGAAGAAGGCTGCCACGCTGGTCAAGAAGGTGCTGCAGTCCGCCATCGCGAATGCGGAAGAAAACAACGGTATGGATATCGACGAGCTGCGTGTCTCGACCATCTGCGTCGATGAGGGCATGACGCTCAAGCGCATTAAGCCGCGCGCCAAAGGTCGTGCGGATCGCATCTTGAAGCGCACCTGCCACATCACCGTCAAGGTAGCCGAGAAGTAG
- the rpsS gene encoding 30S ribosomal protein S19 yields the protein MPRSLKKGPFIDLHLLKKVETAVEKSDRKPIKTWSRRSMILPNMVGLTIAVHNGRQHVPVHVSEEMVGHKLGEFAATRTYRGHAADRKAKR from the coding sequence GTGCCACGTTCACTGAAGAAAGGTCCCTTTATCGACCTTCATCTGCTGAAGAAGGTCGAGACCGCGGTGGAAAAGAGCGATCGCAAACCGATCAAGACCTGGTCGCGTCGCTCGATGATCCTGCCCAACATGGTTGGGCTCACCATTGCGGTCCATAACGGTCGCCAACACGTCCCGGTGCATGTCTCCGAGGAAATGGTTGGCCACAAGCTGGGCGAATTCGCTGCTACCCGCACCTATCGCGGTCATGCGGCGGACAGAAAAGCCAAACGGTAA
- the rplB gene encoding 50S ribosomal protein L2: MAIVKTKPTSAGRRHVVKVVGTELYKGRPHAPLLEKQSRSGGRNNHGRITTRHVGGGHRQHYRLIDFKRTKDGVPAVVERLEYDPNRSAHIALLKYLDGERRYIIAPKGVAAGDTLESGVNAPIKRGNALPLRNVPLGSTVHCIELKPGKGAQLARSAGTSAQLVAREGNYATLRLRSGEMRKVLSECRATLGEVGNSEHSLRQLGKAGAKRWRGVRPTVRGVAMNPVDHPHGGGEGRTSGGRHPVTPWGVPTKGHKTRKNKRTNSLIVRRRKAK, from the coding sequence ATGGCAATCGTCAAGACCAAACCCACATCCGCCGGTCGTCGCCACGTCGTTAAAGTCGTCGGCACCGAGCTTTACAAGGGGCGGCCGCATGCGCCGCTTCTGGAGAAGCAGTCCCGTTCCGGCGGGCGTAACAATCATGGCCGTATCACCACCCGTCACGTCGGGGGTGGTCATCGCCAGCATTATCGTCTGATCGACTTCAAGCGCACCAAGGATGGCGTTCCCGCCGTCGTCGAGCGCCTCGAGTACGATCCGAACCGTAGCGCGCACATTGCGCTGCTGAAGTATCTGGACGGCGAGCGTCGTTACATCATCGCGCCCAAGGGCGTGGCGGCCGGCGACACTCTCGAATCCGGTGTCAATGCGCCGATCAAGCGTGGTAATGCGCTGCCGCTGCGCAACGTTCCGCTGGGCTCCACCGTGCACTGCATCGAGCTCAAGCCCGGCAAGGGTGCTCAGTTGGCACGCAGCGCGGGTACCAGCGCTCAGCTGGTCGCACGAGAAGGTAACTATGCCACTTTGCGCCTGCGCTCCGGTGAAATGCGCAAGGTGCTTTCCGAATGCCGCGCGACCCTCGGTGAAGTAGGCAATTCCGAGCACAGCCTGCGCCAACTTGGCAAGGCCGGTGCGAAACGCTGGAGAGGGGTACGTCCGACGGTTCGCGGCGTGGCCATGAATCCGGTGGACCACCCGCACGGTGGCGGCGAAGGCCGTACTAGCGGTGGTCGCCATCCGGTGACGCCTTGGGGTGTTCCCACCAAGGGCCACAAGACCCGCAAGAACAAGCGTACCAACTCGCTTATCGTTCGTCGCCGCAAGGCCAAGTAA
- the rplW gene encoding 50S ribosomal protein L23 — protein MNQERLFKVLLGPHMTEKAAFAAENNQYVFKVASDATKPEIKQAVQAMFGKKVDRVQVLNMKGKTKRTAHGLGKRKGYRKAYVTLAAGETLEDFSGAE, from the coding sequence ATGAACCAGGAACGTCTATTCAAGGTTCTGCTTGGTCCGCACATGACCGAGAAAGCCGCCTTCGCCGCCGAGAACAATCAGTACGTGTTCAAGGTAGCAAGCGACGCGACCAAGCCGGAAATCAAGCAGGCCGTTCAAGCGATGTTCGGCAAGAAGGTCGATCGCGTTCAGGTCCTGAACATGAAGGGCAAGACCAAGCGTACCGCACACGGCTTGGGTAAGCGTAAGGGCTATCGCAAGGCTTACGTGACCTTGGCTGCGGGCGAGACCCTCGAAGACTTCTCTGGCGCCGAATAA
- the rplD gene encoding 50S ribosomal protein L4: MNLNLAGADAGTIEVADATFGKEFNEALVHQVVTAYLAGARQGTRAQKNRSDVRGGGKKPWRQKGTGRARAGTIRSPIWRSGGVTFAARPQDHSQKVNRKMYRAAMRSILSELVRQERLVVVNEFSVDAPKTKQLIGKLKELDLEKTLIVTEELDEKLYLAARNIPNVDVVDASAADPVSLIAFDKVLITVSALRQFEEKLA; the protein is encoded by the coding sequence ATGAATCTGAATCTTGCAGGTGCAGACGCCGGCACTATCGAAGTCGCCGATGCCACCTTCGGTAAAGAATTCAATGAAGCGCTGGTTCATCAGGTCGTCACCGCCTATCTGGCCGGTGCACGCCAGGGAACTCGCGCCCAGAAGAACCGTTCCGACGTGCGCGGCGGTGGCAAGAAGCCGTGGCGTCAGAAAGGCACCGGTCGCGCCCGTGCCGGTACCATTCGCTCGCCGATCTGGCGTAGCGGCGGTGTCACCTTTGCCGCGCGTCCTCAGGATCATTCTCAGAAAGTCAATCGCAAGATGTATCGTGCCGCGATGCGCTCGATCCTTTCCGAACTGGTCCGTCAGGAGCGTCTGGTGGTGGTCAACGAGTTCAGCGTCGATGCGCCCAAGACCAAGCAGCTGATCGGCAAGCTCAAGGAGCTCGATCTCGAGAAAACGCTGATCGTCACCGAAGAACTCGACGAAAAGCTCTATCTCGCCGCTCGCAATATTCCCAACGTGGATGTGGTCGACGCGTCCGCCGCGGATCCGGTGAGCCTGATCGCTTTCGACAAGGTGCTTATCACCGTCTCCGCTCTGCGCCAATTCGAGGAGAAGCTGGCATGA